Proteins found in one Coffea eugenioides isolate CCC68of chromosome 5, Ceug_1.0, whole genome shotgun sequence genomic segment:
- the LOC113772589 gene encoding putative late blight resistance protein homolog R1A-10 — MDKAIELGVGFIFTNVLQLIDDNRKLMSGTDAKIKELTDNLVLLKKFMELYTEEYYKDDILRGLANEIRNLVHEVEDVLETHIVEESRFKNKNFVRKVVGFWDRLENTRNLGKAIRELTEKVKKACNDNKDIGVRIITSGICDPITADNYTPASNQWGDRIIGFEDAADIVLDLLGIPKLDLGRSDAKEQSTSEAEQHSDENPLEIVSIHGMLGLGKTTLARKVLNDPQVEYHFFTRIFVSVSKDYNKKEVLLSILSAFIKDIRDRNMSVQELVAEVRKTLKYKYLIVMDDVWDTKAWEDLKDAFPDYNKGSRVLITTRQESMAKRAATKTDPYLLRFMTIEEAEELLRTKVFNENECPEKLQPAESRILKKCGGLPLAIVVTAGILRNDPENEKWWESVAQKSLSMDELDSDSQKQLVDDLIRRSYDNLRHVYKSCFLYLGVFPEDLEIQVSKLFQLWIAEGFIPQIERESMEETAERCLRELVDRNLVMVRQRTLSGRIKTCLVHDTLRDFCKRTAKAENLFQECDTGTVSSSSRRLFCINSQFSNYISSLLPAQNVRSFLSFGQEETTLNQDLCPNVFKQFNLLRVLDILSIKLPGPRFPVQLPNLVLLKFIAICCELKILPRKMSSLLNLQTLVVRTTSPTLAIEADIWAMTKLRHLHTNTSTTLPKCPDQSPGGENLQTLSTVSPESLTKEVFKRAKNLKKLGIRGKLHDLVEGHGESSLFDSLCELDSLENLKLYGDDVNSKLLALPQAHKFPPRLTRLSLHNTSLDWNYMSILGNLRYLEVLKLKDYAFKGDYWKTKQGGFPSLKVFFIGATDLTRWDAKANDFPELKCLILKQCKTLERIPADFVHMKKLEMIKVEHTKDSVVSSARRIVQLQLEVLLQQKSKKASPVKLIVYPPEY; from the exons ATGGACAAGGCAATAGAACTTGGAGTAGGATTTATCTTTACAAATGTGCTGCAGTTGATTGATGACAACCGCAAATTGATGAGCGGTACCGATGCCAAAATCAAGGAGCTTACGGACAACCTCGTTCTACTGAAGAAATTCATGGAGTTGTACACTGAAGAGTACTACAAAGACGACATCCTGAGGGGGCTGGCGAACGAGATCAGGAATCTGGTGCATGAAGTTGAAGATGTCCTGGAAACCCACATCGTCGAGGAGTCACGGttcaaaaacaagaatttcGTTAGGAAAGTGGTGGGCTTCTGGGATCGCCTAGAAAACACACGGAACTTGGGCAAAGCCATTCGTGAGCTGACTGAAAAGGTGAAGAAGGCGTGCAATGACAACAAGGACATTGGCGTCCGCATCATAACAAGCGGAATATGTGATCCTATTACCGCAGACAATTATACG CCTGCAAGCAATCAATGGGGAGACAGAATCATTGGGTTTGAGGATGCAGCTGACATAGTACTGGACCTTCTTGGCATACCAAAACTAGACCTAGGCAGGTCCGACGCAAAGGAGCAGAGCACATCGGAGGCAGAGCAACATAGTGACGAAAACCCGCTTGAAATAGTGTCAATTCATGGCATGCTTGGACTCGGGAAGACAACGCTTGCAAGAAAGGTGCTGAATGACCCTCAAGTCGAATATCATTTTTTCACTCGCATATTTGTCAGTGTTTCGAAAGATTACAACAAGAAAGAAGTGCTTCTTAGTATACTAAGTGCCTTCATCAAGGACATTAGGGATCGTAACATGTCGGTGCAAGAATTAGTTGCGGAGGTCCGAAAGACACTGAAGTACAAGTATTTGATTGTCATGGACGATGTTTGGGATACAAAAGCATGGGAAGATCTCAAGGATGCTTTTCCAGATTATAACAAGGGCAGTAGGGTGTTGATAACTACTCGACAAGAGTCTATGGCCAAGCGTGCTGCAACAAAGACTGATCCCTACCTGTTGCGATTTATGACTATAGAAGAAGCTGAAGAATTACTAAGGACGAAGGTTTTCAATGAAAATGAATGTCCAGAGAAGCTGCAACCTGCTGAATCAAGAATTCTGAAAAAATGTGGCGGGCTACCATTAGCAATAGTGGTAACAGCAGGTATTCTGAGGAATGATCCAGAAAACGAGAAGTGGTGGGAGAGCGTGGCTCAAAAATCACTTAGCATGGATGAGTTAGACAGTGACAGCCAGAAACAATTAGTGGATGATTTAATAAGACGGAGTTATGATAACTTGCGTCATGTATACAAGTCATGTTTTCTCTACCTTGGTGTCTTCCCTGAAGACTTGGAGATCCAAGTTTCAAAATTGTTCCAGTTGTGGATAGCGGAAGGCTTCATTCCCCAGATTGAGAGAGAGAGCATGGAGGAAACAGCTGAGAGATGTTTGCGGGAATTGGTTGACAGGAACTTAGTGATGGTGAGGCAGAGAACCTTAAGTGGTCGGATTAAGACGTGTTTAGTCCATGATACGCTGCGTGACTTCTGCAAAAGGACAGCCAAAGCTGAAAATCTTTTCCAAGAATGTGACACGGGGACGGTTTCATCTTCCAGCCGTCGCCTTTTCTGCATTAACTCTCAATTCTCGAACTACATTTCCAGTCTACTGCCTGCTCAGAATGTCCGTTCATTCTTGAGCTTTGGCCAGGAAGAAACTACACTGAACCAAGATCTCTGCCCAAATGTATTTAAGCAGTTCAATCTACTCCGAGTGTTGGATATTCTGTCCATCAAGCTCCCTGGACCTCGTTTTCCAGTCCAACTGCCTAACCTTGTTCTCCTAAAGTTCATTGCCATCTGTTGTGAGCTCAAGATCCTTCCCAGAAAAATGTCTAGCCTGCTTAACTTGCAAACTCTTGTAGTTCGCACCACATCCCCTACCCTTGCAATAGAAGCAGACATTTGGGCAATGACAAAGCTAAGGCATCTACATACTAATACCTCCACAACCTTGCCTAAATGTCCAGATCAATCTCCTGGCGGTGAAAACCTACAAACTCTATCTACCGTTTCACCTGAAAGTCTTACAAAAGAAGTGTTTAAAAGGGCTAAAAACCTTAAGAAGCTTGGCATACGTGGGAAGTTGCACGATCTTGTGGAGGGCCATGGCGAGTCTAGTTTGTTTGACAGTCTTTGCGAACTGGACTCGCTTGAAAATTTGAAGCTATATGGTGATGATGTAAACTCCAAGCTACTTGCCCTTCCTCAGGCACACAAATTCCCGCCAAGGCTGACAAGGCTGAGTCTGCATAATACAAGTCTAGATTGGAATTACATGTCTATACTCGGAAACCTTAGGTATCTTGAGGTGCTCAAGTTGAAGGACTATGCCTTTAAGGGAGATTATTGGAAGACAAAACAAGGGGGTTTTCCTTCTCTGAAAGTTTTCTTCATTGGAGCTACAGATTTAACGCGTTGGGACGCTAAAGCCAATGACTTCCCAGAACTCAAATGCCTTATTCTCAAGCAGTGCAAAACACTTGAGCGGATCCCAGCTGACTTTGTTCACATGAAGAAGCTCGAGATGATCAAAGTTGAACATACCAAGGATTCGGTAGTTTCATCTGCCAGGAGAATTGTGCAACTACAATTGGAAGTGCTTTTGCAGCAAAAGAGTAAAAAGGCTAGCCCTGTTAAGCTCATTGTTTATCCTCCAGAGTATTGA